In the genome of Planctomyces sp. SH-PL62, the window GGGCGTTCCTGACCGCGGGAGGGCTGGCGTTGCAAGCGTCGGTCGGTTGGTACTGGGGCGACGAGGCCGGGCCGGGCGGATACGTCGCCATCGCCCTCGTGGTCACGCTGATGTACCTGTTCCTGATCGCCGCGGCGATCTTCGCCGGCGAGCGTGAGAACGGGACGCTGTCGATGCTTGACGCGATCCCGATCGAGCGTTGGCGGGTCTGGGCCGCCAAATCGACGTTCGCGCTCGCCACGACGGCCGCGCTGGGGCTGGTGCTCTGGCTCGGGGCGCGTGTCTTCGGGGGGTGGTCGTCGGAGTGGTCGAAAGGGGGGGCCGTGACGGTCGTCTGGGGGCTGAACGGCCTGGGGTGGGGGCTCTTCTGGTCCTCGATCCTGGGCAACGCCCTGGTCGCCGCGATCCTGGCGATGGCCTTCCTGAGCATCAGCCTGCTTTCGCTCGTGGACCTGAACCCGGGGCCGGCCAACTTGGAATCCGCGCCATCGCTCCTGATCGTGGCGGGGCTCGCCACGGCGGCCTCGGCGGTGATCTTCCAGCGGGGCGGGCCGCCCCGGCGCGCGTCGTCCCGCGCCAGGCCGTCGAGGCTCGCGACGGTCGCGGCGACGGCGACGGCGGTCGTCGCCAGAGAGCCTCGGCCGCCTCGAATCTGGCGAAGCGTCGCGCCGAGGCTCGCCTGGCAGACGCTGGGCGGGGTGCGGGCGGAACTCTGGACGCTCTTCGTGCTCGGCGTGGTCGGCCCCATGCTGCTCGCCATGAACACGACCCAGTCCGATCTGAACTTGATCGTGGGCATCTGCCTGGGCGTGGTGGCGATCCTGACCGGCGTGGCCGTTTTCAACGGTGAGAATCGGGGATGCACGCATCGGTTCCTGCTCCAGCACGGGGCGAGGCCCGGCGTCGTGTGGGGAGTCAAGGTGCTGATCTGGTGGGGAGTCGCGGTCGGGCTCTGGATGGCCGGCAGCCTCCCCATCTGGCTGTCGATCCGGGCCCAGCCCATCGCGTTCAACGCCGGGGTCCCCGCGGTGATGTCCTGGGCGACGAGCGGCTTGACGATCGGGTTCGCGGCGGCGGTCCTCTGCGGGATGGTCTTCCGTCGCGGGATCATGGCGGGGATGATCGCGCTGGTCGTCTGCCTCCTGATCTATATCCCCCTCGGCGCTCTCTTCGCCGCTCAGGTCTTCTTTCCCTGGCATCTCCCGTACCTCGCGGCGGCGCTGCTGGCCGTGAGCTGGGCCTGGAGCGGAGACTGGCTGCTCGATCGGCCGGGCGTGGGCCGGTGGGTTCGGCTCGCACTCTATTCGATCGCCGTCCCCGCCGTGCTGATCCCGTTCTACATCGCGAGTCGGACGTGGACCGTGCCGACGCTCCCGTCGGGTACCGCGGAGTCCCTGTTCCAGACTTCCAGGATCGCCGCGCCGGTCCCCGACGACCAGAACGCGGCCCCGCTGTATCACGAGGCCCAACTCCAGCTCGGTGGGGATTCGCAACCCATTCTCGAAGACGGGAAGGCTCCGGAATGGTGGAGCGGGTCCTGGTCGTTCGTGTCGGGGGATTTGGACGCGCATGACCCGGCCCTGGCCGCCTGGCTGGGCCGGATCGAGCCGGCGCTGGCGACGTTGCGGAAGGCGTCGCGAATGCCGTCCTGCCGGTTCGGCGAGTTGAGCAAGGCGACGGAGTTCCGACCGTCTCCCGAACCGGCGCCGTACTCGCTGATGACGCCCGTGGTCGTTTCGGCGCGCGTCCGCCAGGCCCGGGGCGACCTGGAGGGCGCCTGGACCGAGGTCGAGACGCTGCTTCGCATGGCTCGACAATTCTCGTTCACCCCGTCATGGTCGTACTCCTTGTTCGAGCCGGCGGGGCTCGGGCTTGCGATGCGATGGGCGGGCGACCCTCGCCAGACGGCCGACTCCCTTGAAAGGGGACTCCGGGCGTGGCGGGACCTCCCCCCCGCCGCGAAGAAGGCCGATCGGGTCCGGATCGACGCCGTGGTCTTCCGCAACACGCTGGCGACGCCCCGGGCCGATCTGGTCGACGGCCTCTTCTTCGGGTGGGCCGCCGGAGGCCGCAAGAAGGTCCAACCGCTCGAGCGGTTGAGGTACGACCTCCAGACGACTCCCTGGGAGATTGAACGCGCCCGCAAGGTGTTCGCCCTCCTGGCGGCGGCCCGGATCCAGGAGATCGAGACCAGGCCGAGCGAGCTGGCGACGTCCCCCCAACCCTGGACTCCACGCCTCGCGTTCAACTGGGACGAAGGAGCCGGCCGGGTCCGGTCGATCTCTGCCGACGAGCTCGAGTTCCTCTCCCAGACCACGAGCCTCGCCCGTTACTCCAGACTCTGGCAGGGCCTCTCGTCGTTCGATCGGGACGAGACGGCGCGACGAGCCCTGAACCAGATCTTCCTCCTTCGGATCTGGCAGGCCCGGCACGAAGGGAAGTTGCCCCAGTCGCTCCTGGAATTGAGAAGCTCCCGGCCCGACCTCGACGGCGAGCCCTTCCGCGGGGACGGCGTCGCCGAGCTGGACCTCTACACCTCGAAGCCCTTCGGCTACATCCCGTCGCAGGGGCAGCACCTGCTGCCGCTCGGGTCCTACGAACCGATCGGCCCCGATCGCGTGAGCTTTGAGAGACTCCGCTCGACGGCCGATTGCTGGCTGCTCTACAGCGTCGGCCCGGATGCCATCGACGACCGGGCCATGCGAAACCTCGACTACAGCGGACAAGGCGACATCATCTTCCCGCTCAAGGACGGCGTGAAGCCGCCCGAACCCGCCGCCCCCTGACGACGCGGGGGGGGGCCCGATCACTCGGGCCTCCCTCACGCCGTCGATCCGAAGGAGGCGGTGACTGCGGCGTTGTTCAACGCCCCATCACTTCTCGATCCCGATCGGCTCCCAATCCTCGTCCCGAGACGAGGTCGGGGGGGCGTGCGCGCAACGGGCGCCATTCGAACATGAGAATTAGCACGTGAAAACCTAATCAGATCTTCAGGATATCGGTCGTCCTGATTCGTGGGGATCCGCGAGAGGGGGAACCATGGCTCGACACGGAGCGCATCGCATCGCTTCCATCGCAGGCCGCCTGGGCCTGGGGACGCTCGGGTTCGGCTGCCTGACGGCGTCGCTGTTCATGGTGCCGACGTATGTTTCCCGGCGGTATCGATCGGCCGTAGACGAGATGTTCTCGGACTCGTCGGCCGTGCACTCGGCGATCATCGGGGAGAGGATCGCCGAGGCGCGGTTCTCGGACAGCTTCCGGGAGGTCGTGGACATCGTGGCCGGGTTGCCGGAGCCGCCGAGCTGGGAAGCCCTGCGCCGGATCCTGGAGGAGCGGGGGAAGACCGACCTCTGGTACTCCCTGCGGCTCCGCCTGATCAGGAGCACGGGCGACGATGTGGAGATCACCTACGTCCGTCGGCCCTATCACAATCCGGCGCATTACCACGAGTTCTTGAGAATCGCGAATACCGGTCGACTGGAGTCCGTGTCTGGCTGGGTCGAAGAGCCCGGCGACCTCCGAGATTTAGCACGGAGAAATCAGGATCCCGCCCCGGCTTTCCCCCTCGATCCCCTCTCGGCGCCGGGGCGCCCGAGCAACTGATCGGTCGGGGCGTCCAGCGAGCAATAGCCTTTTCGGTCGGGCCGAAGGCCTAGTTTCACGAGCTTTGACACTCCGGCCACCCATCCCTGGGGGGCGATCTGATGAAATTTCACGAAACACTCCCCATGCCCGCGCCGCGCGTGTAGAATCCAGCCGCCAAGTCGTAAGTCGACATCTTGACCTATGGATTTAAGGGTTCCCTCGATACGACGAACGAGGGGAGCGTGCGGGGAGATCGGCCTTCTCAATTCTGGGCCGCTTCACCGCGGGTGTCGACTCGATCCCATCGTCTGACCTGATTCGCAAGGCTTTTGCGAGAGGGGGAGCTATGGATCGGCGTGGAATGGATCGCTTCAAATCCGGCGCGGCCCGGCTGGGCCTGGGGCTGGGGACGCTGGGGTTCGGCTGCCTGACGGTTTCCCTGTTCCTGGGGCCGACCTACGTCGGGCAATGGCGATCCGGGATGGGCGGGGATCTCTTCCTGGAACCGCCGGCTCCGAGCCGGATGACCGTCGGGGCGGAGTTGCTGGAGGCGCAGTTCGCGGACGGCTTCTGGGAGATCGCCGAGGTTGCGGCCGCGGCGCCGGAGCCGCCGAACTGGGAAGCCCTGCGCCGGATCCTTGAGGAGCGGGGCAAGACCGACCTCTGGTTCTCCGTACGGCTCCGATGGCTGATGGATGATGGGGACGGCGTGGTGATCACGTACATTCGTCGGCCCTATCAAAGCCGGATGCACTTCAACGAGTTCCTGAAACTGGCGAACGCAGCCCGATCGGAGGCGGGCCGCGTCGGGGCCGAGGAACACGGCTTCGACCGCGAGGCGGGGGCGGGGACCGACGCGCGCCTCCCGAGCTGGCTCATCGAGAACCTGATGCGCACCGGGCGGTTGGAGGGCTGACCGGAGCGGTCGAGGCGGTCAGCGAGCGGCCGTCTCGGTCGTCGCGGCGTGGCGGCGGAGGATGCGGTCGACCTCGACCAGGGTGTACTCGCTGGAGTTGATGGTCGTGTGGATCTCGGGGACGAGGGTCTGACTCTCGGCGCCGCCGTGGAGGGCGCTCGGGATCGGCACGACGCCGTCGCCGCGGGCGATCACCAGGGGGAGGCCCGCGGTGCCGGCGAGGGTGTGGATCGTCAGGTCGGGACTCGTCGCGCGGCTTCGAAGCGTCCGAAGGGTCGGGTCGCGGCGCCTGAGCATCGCGATGCTGCTGGGCAGGTCGTGCATGTAACGCCGCACCGCTCCCGGGTTGTCGCGTTCGAGCTGCGCGATGAGCGGCCGCAGGTCTTCGGGTTGCTGGATCAGGCTGTCGCCGATCCGACCGACCGGCTGCGTCACCAGCGCGGAGCCGTCGTGGGGGGTGGCGACGAAGATCGCCCGACGGACGAACGGCACGGGGTCGAAGTAGAACAGGTTCGCCAGGAACGCGCGCGAGGCCTCGCTGGTGACCAGGGAGGCCAACGGCCGCGACAGGGCCAGATCGTAGAAGGCTTCGCCGCTGGAGACGACCTGGAATTTGGAGAGCAGCCCCCCCATGCTGTGGCCGATCAGGACCGTGTTCTGCACCCCCGGATCGGATTGCGACGGGTCGAGCGTCGCCTCGAAACGATGGAGCGCGCCCCGGAAGAGGGCCGCCGAGTGGAGGAAGGTGATCCCGGTGGGATATCGGAATCCCAGGATCTGATAGCGGTCCAGGAACCCCGGCTTCGCCCGCAGGCCGTTCATGAGGTCGGTGAAGGTGTACGGGGTGTCGTACAGGCCGTGGACGAAGACGATCGGGATCTTGCCCGGCTGAAACGGCTCGAGCATCCCGAGGAAGGCCCGGTGGATCTCCTGGCTGGGGTTCACCAGACCGGCCCATCCCGATTCGCGACCGCCGGTGGACTCTTCCAGGAAGGAGATCGGCGAATCGATGTCGCCGGCCAACCTCCGACGCACGCCGGCCAGCGGGACGGACCGGACCCGGAGCGGATCGTGGAACTCCAGCACGTCTCCCGGCCCCCCGTCGACCCCGCCGAGCCAGGCGTCGAGGTCGGGCCGCAGCACGGCCGTCGCCGGGAAGTAGGACACGTCCGGGAGGAAGGCGTCGTCGATCCTCGCGTGCGGATTCTTCCGCTCCACGACCTGGGTCGCCCCCACGCCCGCCCGCGTGTGGTCGCGGGAGTTGGATGGGTTCCGGGGCGCGTCGTCCGGGTCGACCAGCCGTTGGAAATCCTCGGGCGACCAGACGAATCCGTGGTGGACGATCGGGACGTGCCGCGCCCCGCTGGGCGTCTGGACGATCAGCCGCGAGCGGGGGTCGATCGCCCCATGCCGCATCGCCGCGCGCAGGCAGTCGCCAAGGCTGTCGTTGTAGAGGCTTTGCGCCTTCGCCGCGTCTCGGCTGGAAGGATCGGGGCACGCCGCCATCGCGGCGAACGCGAACACGGCGCTCTCGTAGTAGAGATCGACGCATTCCGGCGCGCGGGCCTTGCGGGCGAGGACCGCCCGTCGCCAGGCCGAGGCCGCCCGATGCAAGGCGTGATCGGGATCGACGGCGCCCGCCCTGAGGAGGCTCGGCGCCGACATCGCCATCGCCGCGCCGAACAGGAAGCGTCGACGCGCATACGGAACCCCGGCTGGCCGAGTCTCACCCATTAACGCCTCGCCGAATGTTCCAAACCCTTGCGACGCCGGGCGACGTCGACAGTCCTTTTCAGGAAATCGGTCGCCCGGATCATACGGCTTCAGCGGGATTTCGCGAAGGCCATGATTTTCCCGTCGCTGAAAAGGGGCCGTCGGCCGTTACGGGACGATCAAGGGCGAGCGCTTCTCGGCGGCCTCGTCCATGAACGTCTGGATCCGCGAGACCAGCTCCCGGGCGTCGGGGGTGACGCCTTCGAGGATCAGGGCGTTGGACCAGAGCTGGAGGCCGCATTGCTTGATGAAGGCGTCGTGCTCGGCGTTGGCGCCCAGGCGGCCGAGACGCCGGATCAGGGGGGACTTCGGGTTGATCTCCAGGATCCGCGACATCTCCGGGACGTCCTTGTTGGCCATCTTGAGGATGCGCTGCATCTGCGTGGAGAGGCTGCCGTCGGCGTTGACGAGGCAGCAGGGGCTGTCGGTCAGTCGCTTGGATTCGCGGACCTCGCGGACCCGGTCGCCGACGGCCTCTCGGAACAGCTCCAGGACGCGGGCGAAGCCAGGTTCCGCCTGGGACTCGTCGGGGGTCTCGACCTTGGACTCGGCGTCTTCGGGGCCTTCGGGGAGGTCCAGATCGTCCGTGTCGATCGAGGTCAGGAGCTTGCCGTCGTAAGAGCCGAGGGCGTTCATCACGAACTCGTCGATCGGCTCGGTGAGGTAGAGCACCTCGACCTTGCGCCTGCGGAAGATTTCCAGGTTCGGATTCTTCTCGATCGCGGCGAGGTCGGGACCGCCGAGGAAGTAGATCCGCTTCTGGTTTTCGGGCGCGCGGGCGAGGTACTCGTCGAACGAGACGGAGAGCTTGCCGTCGGCCTGATGGGACGAGGCGAAGCGGAGCAGCCTGGAGAGCCGTTCGCGCTGGGGGATGTCGACGATGGCGCCTTCCTTGAGCAGGATGCCGAACTGCTCGGTGAAGGTCTGGAAGGCCTCGGGCTGGTCCTTGGCGAGCTGCTCAAGCCGATCGAACACCGCCTTCAACAGCGATCCCCGGATGCGTCGGATCACCGAGTTGTCCTGGAGCGTCTCGCGCGAGACGTTCAGCGGGAGGTCTTCGGAGTCGACCAGCCCGAACAGGAACCGCA includes:
- a CDS encoding esterase/lipase family protein, encoding MGETRPAGVPYARRRFLFGAAMAMSAPSLLRAGAVDPDHALHRAASAWRRAVLARKARAPECVDLYYESAVFAFAAMAACPDPSSRDAAKAQSLYNDSLGDCLRAAMRHGAIDPRSRLIVQTPSGARHVPIVHHGFVWSPEDFQRLVDPDDAPRNPSNSRDHTRAGVGATQVVERKNPHARIDDAFLPDVSYFPATAVLRPDLDAWLGGVDGGPGDVLEFHDPLRVRSVPLAGVRRRLAGDIDSPISFLEESTGGRESGWAGLVNPSQEIHRAFLGMLEPFQPGKIPIVFVHGLYDTPYTFTDLMNGLRAKPGFLDRYQILGFRYPTGITFLHSAALFRGALHRFEATLDPSQSDPGVQNTVLIGHSMGGLLSKFQVVSSGEAFYDLALSRPLASLVTSEASRAFLANLFYFDPVPFVRRAIFVATPHDGSALVTQPVGRIGDSLIQQPEDLRPLIAQLERDNPGAVRRYMHDLPSSIAMLRRRDPTLRTLRSRATSPDLTIHTLAGTAGLPLVIARGDGVVPIPSALHGGAESQTLVPEIHTTINSSEYTLVEVDRILRRHAATTETAAR
- a CDS encoding ABC transporter permease, whose translation is MIARLWWKETRQAWPIWAFLTAGGLALQASVGWYWGDEAGPGGYVAIALVVTLMYLFLIAAAIFAGERENGTLSMLDAIPIERWRVWAAKSTFALATTAALGLVLWLGARVFGGWSSEWSKGGAVTVVWGLNGLGWGLFWSSILGNALVAAILAMAFLSISLLSLVDLNPGPANLESAPSLLIVAGLATAASAVIFQRGGPPRRASSRARPSRLATVAATATAVVAREPRPPRIWRSVAPRLAWQTLGGVRAELWTLFVLGVVGPMLLAMNTTQSDLNLIVGICLGVVAILTGVAVFNGENRGCTHRFLLQHGARPGVVWGVKVLIWWGVAVGLWMAGSLPIWLSIRAQPIAFNAGVPAVMSWATSGLTIGFAAAVLCGMVFRRGIMAGMIALVVCLLIYIPLGALFAAQVFFPWHLPYLAAALLAVSWAWSGDWLLDRPGVGRWVRLALYSIAVPAVLIPFYIASRTWTVPTLPSGTAESLFQTSRIAAPVPDDQNAAPLYHEAQLQLGGDSQPILEDGKAPEWWSGSWSFVSGDLDAHDPALAAWLGRIEPALATLRKASRMPSCRFGELSKATEFRPSPEPAPYSLMTPVVVSARVRQARGDLEGAWTEVETLLRMARQFSFTPSWSYSLFEPAGLGLAMRWAGDPRQTADSLERGLRAWRDLPPAAKKADRVRIDAVVFRNTLATPRADLVDGLFFGWAAGGRKKVQPLERLRYDLQTTPWEIERARKVFALLAAARIQEIETRPSELATSPQPWTPRLAFNWDEGAGRVRSISADELEFLSQTTSLARYSRLWQGLSSFDRDETARRALNQIFLLRIWQARHEGKLPQSLLELRSSRPDLDGEPFRGDGVAELDLYTSKPFGYIPSQGQHLLPLGSYEPIGPDRVSFERLRSTADCWLLYSVGPDAIDDRAMRNLDYSGQGDIIFPLKDGVKPPEPAAP
- the htpG gene encoding molecular chaperone HtpG yields the protein MTAGNAHERQEFTFQAEIKQLLHLLSHSLYQSRDIALRELISNASDALDKMRFVSLTDDAQRECGPLEIRIEPDEEGRRLVIRDTGVGMTRDELVTNLGTIAHSGSGEFLKNLSSEAKSKADLSLIGQFGVGFYSAFMVADQVRVRTRSYHEEQGWEWESDGTGRFSIETVDDPLPRGTEIILHLKEDAKDFASPYHIKDVVRRYSTFVPHPIRLGPDGEVINDQKPIWVEPKRQVAEEQYDRFYQHLSHHTDEKPLWHLHVSVDSPIQFHAILYCPPSNLERFGFPRLEHGVSLCAKRVLVQSDCRELLPDYLRFLFGLVDSEDLPLNVSRETLQDNSVIRRIRGSLLKAVFDRLEQLAKDQPEAFQTFTEQFGILLKEGAIVDIPQRERLSRLLRFASSHQADGKLSVSFDEYLARAPENQKRIYFLGGPDLAAIEKNPNLEIFRRRKVEVLYLTEPIDEFVMNALGSYDGKLLTSIDTDDLDLPEGPEDAESKVETPDESQAEPGFARVLELFREAVGDRVREVRESKRLTDSPCCLVNADGSLSTQMQRILKMANKDVPEMSRILEINPKSPLIRRLGRLGANAEHDAFIKQCGLQLWSNALILEGVTPDARELVSRIQTFMDEAAEKRSPLIVP